A DNA window from Hevea brasiliensis isolate MT/VB/25A 57/8 chromosome 2, ASM3005281v1, whole genome shotgun sequence contains the following coding sequences:
- the LOC110649261 gene encoding cold-regulated protein 27 isoform X4: MDRCRSETRMSSESSGSACGGSGEFNQAQQDFSTKDSMSIEWTNEKHSLYLKSMEASFVNQLYSSMDLLGCQVQEEMSDPKLSQQVHCNTAPSGQFKVLRGGCWKKINFQKSDSHAKIANEPRGLLINPWIQHYRSARKPHVPLHESAASQSQATNLSRKKAAASGTATRLKHSYLCRCYSCSQGLDSNKEVSDQNFVDEDVKSEKTSSTCGSKRTKIQTDGASSYDQQ, translated from the exons ATGGATCGTTGTAGAAGTGAAACTCGGATGAGTTCGGAATCTTCTGGCTCAGCCTGTGGCGGGTCAGGCGAGTTCAATCAAGCTCAACAG GATTTTTCAACGAAAGATTCTATGTCTATAGAATGGACAAATGAGAAACATAGTCTTTACCTTAAATCCATGGAAGCATCATTTGTTAATCAATTATATAGTTCCATggatcttcttggctgccaagtcCAAGAGGAGATGTCAGATCCTAAATTGTCACAGCAGGTACATTGTAACACTGCTCCATCTGGCCAG TTCAAGGTTCTTCGAGGGGGTTGCTGGAAGAAAATCAATTTTCAAAAGTCTGATTCACATGCAAAAATAGCAAATGAACCCCGCGGCCTTCTGATAAATCCATGGATCCAGCACTATAGGTCTGCAAGAAAACCCCATGTCCCTCTCCATGAAAGTGCTGCATCGCAAAGTCAAGCAACCAACTTAAGCAGGAAGAAGGCAGCGGCAAGTGGAACAGCAACTCGTTTGAAACATTCTTATCTTTGTAGATGCTATTCATGTAGTCAAGGCCTTGACAGCAACAAAG AGGTGTCAGATCAGAATTTTGTGGATGAAGATGTTAAAAGTGAAAAGACAAGCAGCACATGCGGCTCAAAAAGAACTAAAATTCAGACAGATGGTGCTTCGAGTTATGATCAG CAATAG
- the LOC110649261 gene encoding cold-regulated protein 27 isoform X1, translating to MDRCRSETRMSSESSGSACGGSGEFNQAQQDFSTKDSMSIEWTNEKHSLYLKSMEASFVNQLYSSMDLLGCQVQEEMSDPKLSQQVHCNTAPSGQFKVLRGGCWKKINFQKSDSHAKIANEPRGLLINPWIQHYRSARKPHVPLHESAASQSQATNLSRKKAAASGTATRLKHSYLCRCYSCSQGLDSNKEVSDQNFVDEDVKSEKTSSTCGSKRTKIQTDGASSYDQVVPHIKSPVTAGTEN from the exons ATGGATCGTTGTAGAAGTGAAACTCGGATGAGTTCGGAATCTTCTGGCTCAGCCTGTGGCGGGTCAGGCGAGTTCAATCAAGCTCAACAG GATTTTTCAACGAAAGATTCTATGTCTATAGAATGGACAAATGAGAAACATAGTCTTTACCTTAAATCCATGGAAGCATCATTTGTTAATCAATTATATAGTTCCATggatcttcttggctgccaagtcCAAGAGGAGATGTCAGATCCTAAATTGTCACAGCAGGTACATTGTAACACTGCTCCATCTGGCCAG TTCAAGGTTCTTCGAGGGGGTTGCTGGAAGAAAATCAATTTTCAAAAGTCTGATTCACATGCAAAAATAGCAAATGAACCCCGCGGCCTTCTGATAAATCCATGGATCCAGCACTATAGGTCTGCAAGAAAACCCCATGTCCCTCTCCATGAAAGTGCTGCATCGCAAAGTCAAGCAACCAACTTAAGCAGGAAGAAGGCAGCGGCAAGTGGAACAGCAACTCGTTTGAAACATTCTTATCTTTGTAGATGCTATTCATGTAGTCAAGGCCTTGACAGCAACAAAG AGGTGTCAGATCAGAATTTTGTGGATGAAGATGTTAAAAGTGAAAAGACAAGCAGCACATGCGGCTCAAAAAGAACTAAAATTCAGACAGATGGTGCTTCGAGTTATGATCAG GTTGTTCCACACATCAAGTCCCCTGTGACTGCAGGTACTGAGAACTGA
- the LOC110649261 gene encoding cold-regulated protein 27 isoform X2 has protein sequence MDRCRSETRMSSESSGSACGGSGEFNQAQQDFSTKDSMSIEWTNEKHSLYLKSMEASFVNQLYSSMDLLGCQVQEEMSDPKLSQQVHCNTAPSGQFKVLRGGCWKKINFQKSDSHAKIANEPRGLLINPWIQHYRSARKPHVPLHESAASQSQATNLSRKKAAASGTATRLKHSYLCRCYSCSQGLDSNKEVSDQNFVDEDVKSEKTSSTCGSKRTKIQTDGASSYDQSPVTAGTEN, from the exons ATGGATCGTTGTAGAAGTGAAACTCGGATGAGTTCGGAATCTTCTGGCTCAGCCTGTGGCGGGTCAGGCGAGTTCAATCAAGCTCAACAG GATTTTTCAACGAAAGATTCTATGTCTATAGAATGGACAAATGAGAAACATAGTCTTTACCTTAAATCCATGGAAGCATCATTTGTTAATCAATTATATAGTTCCATggatcttcttggctgccaagtcCAAGAGGAGATGTCAGATCCTAAATTGTCACAGCAGGTACATTGTAACACTGCTCCATCTGGCCAG TTCAAGGTTCTTCGAGGGGGTTGCTGGAAGAAAATCAATTTTCAAAAGTCTGATTCACATGCAAAAATAGCAAATGAACCCCGCGGCCTTCTGATAAATCCATGGATCCAGCACTATAGGTCTGCAAGAAAACCCCATGTCCCTCTCCATGAAAGTGCTGCATCGCAAAGTCAAGCAACCAACTTAAGCAGGAAGAAGGCAGCGGCAAGTGGAACAGCAACTCGTTTGAAACATTCTTATCTTTGTAGATGCTATTCATGTAGTCAAGGCCTTGACAGCAACAAAG AGGTGTCAGATCAGAATTTTGTGGATGAAGATGTTAAAAGTGAAAAGACAAGCAGCACATGCGGCTCAAAAAGAACTAAAATTCAGACAGATGGTGCTTCGAGTTATGATCAG TCCCCTGTGACTGCAGGTACTGAGAACTGA
- the LOC110649261 gene encoding cold-regulated protein 27 isoform X3, producing MDRCRSETRMSSESSGSACGGSGEFNQAQQDFSTKDSMSIEWTNEKHSLYLKSMEASFVNQLYSSMDLLGCQVQEEMSDPKLSQQFKVLRGGCWKKINFQKSDSHAKIANEPRGLLINPWIQHYRSARKPHVPLHESAASQSQATNLSRKKAAASGTATRLKHSYLCRCYSCSQGLDSNKEVSDQNFVDEDVKSEKTSSTCGSKRTKIQTDGASSYDQVVPHIKSPVTAGTEN from the exons ATGGATCGTTGTAGAAGTGAAACTCGGATGAGTTCGGAATCTTCTGGCTCAGCCTGTGGCGGGTCAGGCGAGTTCAATCAAGCTCAACAG GATTTTTCAACGAAAGATTCTATGTCTATAGAATGGACAAATGAGAAACATAGTCTTTACCTTAAATCCATGGAAGCATCATTTGTTAATCAATTATATAGTTCCATggatcttcttggctgccaagtcCAAGAGGAGATGTCAGATCCTAAATTGTCACAGCAG TTCAAGGTTCTTCGAGGGGGTTGCTGGAAGAAAATCAATTTTCAAAAGTCTGATTCACATGCAAAAATAGCAAATGAACCCCGCGGCCTTCTGATAAATCCATGGATCCAGCACTATAGGTCTGCAAGAAAACCCCATGTCCCTCTCCATGAAAGTGCTGCATCGCAAAGTCAAGCAACCAACTTAAGCAGGAAGAAGGCAGCGGCAAGTGGAACAGCAACTCGTTTGAAACATTCTTATCTTTGTAGATGCTATTCATGTAGTCAAGGCCTTGACAGCAACAAAG AGGTGTCAGATCAGAATTTTGTGGATGAAGATGTTAAAAGTGAAAAGACAAGCAGCACATGCGGCTCAAAAAGAACTAAAATTCAGACAGATGGTGCTTCGAGTTATGATCAG GTTGTTCCACACATCAAGTCCCCTGTGACTGCAGGTACTGAGAACTGA
- the LOC110648775 gene encoding uncharacterized protein LOC110648775, with protein MREKMGRCELSGYFPVIQLSDQLSETTIKLKAMKPLRWDKLRFDRIPFGKDDHRTVKITQLYLGTIGSMIVHWHSRPSFQASSSVHELFQKGIVPTVNLMVFKCSGKVSGG; from the exons atgagagagaaaatgggtCGCTGTGAGCTTTCCGGCTATTTTCCAGTGATCCAACTGTCAGATCAGCTATCCGAGACCACCATTAAACTTAAAGCGATGAAACCTTTAAGATGGGACAAACTCCGCTTCGATCGGATACCGTTTGGAAAAGACGATCATCGGACGGTTAAGATCACTCA gcTTTATTTAGGTACAATCGGATCAATGATAGTTCATTGGCACTCGAGACCGAGTTTTCAGGCTAGTTCGAGCGTCCACGAGCTGTTCCAGAAAGGGATTGTGCCCACTGTCAATCTTATGGTTTTCAAATGTTCCGGAAAAGTTTCAG ggGGTTAG
- the LOC110649250 gene encoding uncharacterized protein LOC110649250 codes for MDGGGGDGTVRLGALNLRPDRSGVESGPDVSVSSPVTRQKAAAAKQFIENHYKNYLQGLQDRKERRQALQRRAQEARVSNEEQEEMLRNLERRETEYMRLQRRKIGIDDFEQLTVIGKGAFGEVRLCRAKSTGEIFAMKKLKKSEMLSRGQVEHVRSERNLLAEVDSRCIVKLFYSFQDSDFLYLIMEYLPGGDIMTLLMREDILSEDVARFYIAESILAIHSIHQHSYVHRDIKPDNLILDKNGHLKLSDFGLCKTLDDKYSTILLENEDISTQECAIDVGGHSVSDRAPWSMPKEKLQQWKRNRRALAYSTVGTLDYMAPEVLLKKGYGMECDWWSLGAIMYEMLLGYPPFCSDDPRITCRKIINWKTCVKFPEEPKISNDARDLICHLLCDVETRLGTRGVDELKAHPWFRCIQWDTLYEMEAAYKPTVNGDLDTQNFEKFPDLEGPPSAIPRVGPWRKMLTSKDTNFIGFTFNKSDVLKSLESSGADVKSNVSSKSPSLLSLLGQIDLQETVVPKEDQTLET; via the exons ATGGACGGCGGGGGCGGTGATGGTACCGTGAGGCTAGGGGCTCTGAACTTGAGGCCTGATCGGAGTGGCGTTGAATCGGGCCCGGATGTGTCCGTTTCATCGCCAGTGACGAGACAGAAAGCTGCTGCTGCGAAGCAGTTCATAGAGAATCACTATAAGAATTACTTGCAAGGTTTGCAAGATCGTAAAGAGAG ACGTCAAGCGCTTCAAAGGAGAGCACAAGAAGCGCGGGTATCAAATGAGGAACAAGAGGAGATGCTGAGGAATTTGGAACGCAGGGAAACTGAGTACATGAGGCTGCAACGACGTAAAATTGGAATTGATGACTTTGAACAATTAACTGTGATTGGTAAAGGTGCATTTGGTGAG GTCAGATTATGCCGAGCCAAAAGCACTGGAGAGATTTTTGCCATGAAGAAACTGAAGAAGTCTGAGATGCTAAGCCGTGGGCAG GTTGAGCATGTCCGATCTGAGAGGAACTTACTTGCTGAGGTTGATAGTCGATGCATTGTAAAACTTTTCTATTCCTTTCAAGATTCTGATTTCTTATACCTTATCATGGAGTACTTACCTGGTGGAGACATAATGACACTATTGATGAGAGAAGATATTCTTTCTGAAGATGTTGCACGCTTTTACATAGCAGAGAGCATTCTAGCTATACACTCAATTCATCAGCACAGTTATGTTCATAG GGATATAAAACCTGATAACCTGATACTAGACAAAAATGGCCATTTGAAGCTTTCAGATTTTGGTCTGTGCAAGACCCTGGATGATAAGTATTCAACAATTTTACTCGAAAATGAAGATATATCTACTCAAGAATGTGCAATTGATGTTGGAGGACATTCTGTTAGTGATCGAGCTCCTTGGTCAATGCCCAAAGAAAAGTTACAACAATGGAAACGTAATCGCCGTGCACTG GCTTATTCAACTGTTGGAACTCTTGATTATATGGCGCCTGAAGTGTTGCTAAAGAAGGGATATGGAATGGAGTGTGATTGGTGGTCCCTGGGTGCAATCATGTACGAGATGCTTTTAGGCTACCCTCCCTTCTGTTCTGATGATCCCAGAATCACATGCCGCAAG ATAATCAATTGGAAAACATGCGTCAAATTCCCTGAGGAACCAAAGATATCAAATGACGCCAGAGATCTTATCTGCCACTTGCTCTGTGATGTTGAAACAAGGCTGGGGACCAGAGGAGTGGATGAATTAAAG GCACATCCATGGTTCAGATGCATTCAGTGGGATACGCTGTATGAAATGGAAGCTGCATATAAGCCTACGGTCAATGGAGACTTGGATACTCAAAACTTTGAGAAATTTCCTGAT TTGGAAGGCCCACCATCTGCAATACCAAGAGTGGGACCATGGAGGAAG ATGTTGACCTCAAAAGATACCAATTTCATAGGATTTACTTTCAACAAATCTGATGTCCTTAAATCGCTAGAAAGTTCAG GTGCTGATGTGAAATCAAATGTATCTTCAAAGTCTCCATCTTTACTTTCCTTATTAG GCCAGATTGACCTGCAAGAAACTGTGGTACCAAAAGAGGATCAGACACTGGAAACTTAA